The Sphingobium aromaticiconvertens genome has a segment encoding these proteins:
- a CDS encoding glycosyltransferase yields MALKVLMISTLFPDMSRPNFGVFVERQARELASRPEAHVTVVAPVGIPPWPLSNTPPYDALAALPHHERWKDLIVHRPRFTVIPKVGGRLNVGAMTRAILPLVRRLHGERAFDVIDASFFYPDGPVAQRISKAIGVPYSIKARGADIHYWGKRADTRASVLKAGEGAAGLLAVSAAMRRSMIGMGMDEDKIDVHYTGVDLDRFVIADRAEAKAALGFAGPVILSTGALIPRKGQDLLIRALPALPDVTLLLAGQGPEYDALAALATELGVQKRVGFLGAVPHDKMPRLYATADIMALVSESEGLANAWVEALACGTPIIISDVGGARELLDRPEAGAIVAREPDAVADAVRTILAVPPARDAVRETVNRFTWTANGDILLAHLIKVAGKSD; encoded by the coding sequence ATGGCGCTTAAAGTTCTCATGATTTCCACGCTGTTCCCGGACATGAGTCGTCCGAACTTCGGCGTATTCGTCGAACGACAGGCTCGCGAACTGGCCAGTCGGCCAGAGGCGCATGTCACGGTGGTTGCGCCCGTCGGCATCCCGCCCTGGCCATTGTCCAACACCCCCCCCTATGACGCACTCGCCGCTTTGCCCCATCATGAACGCTGGAAGGACCTGATCGTCCACCGCCCGCGCTTCACCGTCATTCCCAAGGTCGGCGGACGGCTGAATGTCGGAGCGATGACCCGCGCGATCCTGCCGCTGGTGCGCCGTCTGCACGGCGAACGCGCCTTCGATGTGATCGATGCCAGTTTCTTCTATCCCGACGGTCCGGTTGCACAGCGCATCTCCAAAGCCATCGGTGTTCCCTATTCCATCAAGGCGCGCGGTGCAGACATCCATTATTGGGGCAAGCGCGCCGACACCCGCGCCTCCGTACTGAAAGCAGGCGAAGGCGCGGCAGGGCTGCTGGCCGTGTCTGCTGCGATGCGCCGGTCGATGATCGGCATGGGCATGGATGAGGACAAGATCGACGTCCATTATACCGGGGTCGACCTTGACCGCTTCGTCATCGCCGATCGCGCGGAAGCGAAAGCGGCGCTGGGCTTTGCCGGGCCGGTCATCCTGTCGACCGGCGCCCTGATCCCACGCAAAGGGCAGGATTTGCTGATCCGGGCGCTACCCGCCCTGCCCGACGTGACTTTATTGCTGGCCGGACAAGGACCAGAATATGACGCGCTGGCGGCGCTGGCGACCGAACTAGGCGTGCAAAAGCGTGTCGGTTTTCTGGGCGCGGTACCTCATGACAAGATGCCCCGACTTTACGCGACCGCCGATATCATGGCGCTGGTGTCCGAATCCGAGGGGCTTGCCAATGCCTGGGTCGAGGCGCTGGCCTGCGGCACACCCATCATCATCAGCGATGTGGGCGGCGCCCGCGAACTGCTGGACCGACCGGAAGCTGGCGCGATCGTCGCGCGCGAGCCTGATGCCGTTGCCGACGCAGTGCGCACGATTTTGGCCGTTCCTCCCGCGCGCGATGCAGTGCGGGAAACCGTCAATCGCTTTACCTGGACCGCCAATGGCGACATACTGCTGGCGCATCTGATCAAGGTCGCTGGCAAGTCCGACTGA
- a CDS encoding helix-turn-helix transcriptional regulator, with protein sequence MITRIRDVRRAKGLTLEQVGALCMPPTTAQTIGRLETGTRTVSVNWLNRIAAALGVSSADLIDLPGQEILPVAALIGPDGARAPTRPLTLTPPMTAAGMVGLMVTGSIGDYRSGDAIWCRRIAPKDFGTALNRDLLLPCPAGRFLFGRLTGREEGGLLMLPLGTSARQQVITDPPWAAVAVQLIRTL encoded by the coding sequence ATGATAACCCGTATTCGCGATGTGCGCCGGGCAAAGGGCCTGACGCTGGAACAGGTGGGCGCGCTCTGCATGCCGCCGACCACGGCCCAGACCATCGGTCGGCTGGAAACCGGGACGCGCACCGTATCAGTCAATTGGCTCAACCGCATCGCTGCGGCGCTTGGTGTATCCAGCGCCGACCTCATCGACTTGCCGGGGCAGGAAATACTGCCGGTTGCCGCCCTGATCGGCCCGGACGGCGCCCGCGCGCCAACCCGTCCGCTGACCCTGACGCCGCCGATGACCGCGGCAGGGATGGTCGGCCTGATGGTAACAGGCAGCATCGGCGACTATCGCAGCGGTGATGCAATATGGTGTCGCCGGATCGCGCCGAAGGATTTTGGCACCGCGCTCAACCGTGATCTGCTGTTGCCCTGCCCCGCCGGACGCTTCCTGTTCGGGCGACTGACCGGTCGGGAAGAGGGAGGACTGTTGATGCTGCCGTTGGGCACGAGCGCCCGCCAGCAGGTGATCACCGATCCGCCATGGGCCGCTGTGGCGGTACAACTCATCCGCACGTTGTAA
- a CDS encoding DUF6456 domain-containing protein, producing MTSNAHYVEQHIEDPCGESRSVLVNLGESPLAWLHARGKLSQRRYVAGDLLRRDWEKAGLGARVTMRWEASPPGSGARGNRSAPDPTIAQLSARERFDGALRAAGPGLADILWRVACAGEGLVAAEKALGWPTRAGKLVLCLALDRVADWYRVPG from the coding sequence ATGACTAGCAACGCGCATTATGTAGAGCAGCACATCGAGGATCCGTGCGGAGAGAGCCGTTCGGTCCTGGTCAATCTGGGCGAATCGCCGCTCGCCTGGCTTCATGCGCGCGGCAAGCTCAGCCAGCGGCGCTATGTCGCGGGCGATTTGCTTCGCCGGGATTGGGAGAAGGCAGGGCTGGGCGCGCGCGTGACCATGCGCTGGGAAGCGAGTCCGCCGGGTAGCGGTGCCCGTGGTAACCGGTCCGCCCCGGACCCGACGATCGCACAACTGTCGGCGCGCGAGCGGTTTGACGGCGCGCTCCGGGCGGCCGGGCCGGGGCTTGCCGATATCTTGTGGCGGGTCGCTTGCGCGGGGGAAGGGCTGGTCGCGGCCGAAAAGGCGCTGGGCTGGCCGACCCGCGCGGGCAAGCTGGTACTGTGCCTGGCGCTCGACCGGGTGGCGGACTGGTATCGCGTGCCGGGCTAG
- a CDS encoding NUDIX hydrolase — protein MTHEEEGALPEETMWEGRFITAKRRGRWEYVGRARGIHAAVILAVDDGHVLLVDQYRVPLGKRCIELPAGLVGDDEEGEDAAVAAARELEEETGYRPGRIENKGNFFSSPGMVSESFTLFSAHDLEKVGNGGGVDSEDIIVHRVSIASLSAQVATWREQGYAIDVKLLLLLGAQMLG, from the coding sequence ATGACGCACGAAGAAGAAGGCGCGCTTCCCGAAGAGACAATGTGGGAAGGACGATTCATCACCGCCAAGCGACGCGGGCGGTGGGAATATGTCGGGCGGGCGCGGGGCATCCATGCTGCCGTGATCCTGGCGGTGGATGACGGCCATGTGCTTCTGGTCGACCAGTATCGCGTGCCGCTGGGTAAACGCTGCATCGAACTGCCCGCAGGGCTGGTGGGCGACGACGAGGAAGGCGAGGATGCTGCCGTCGCCGCCGCACGCGAGTTGGAAGAGGAAACCGGCTATCGCCCAGGGCGGATCGAGAATAAGGGCAATTTCTTCAGCTCGCCGGGCATGGTGTCGGAAAGCTTCACGCTCTTTTCCGCCCATGATCTGGAAAAGGTCGGGAATGGCGGCGGCGTCGACAGCGAGGATATCATCGTCCACCGTGTCTCCATCGCCAGCCTGTCGGCACAGGTCGCGACATGGCGCGAGCAAGGCTATGCGATCGACGTGAAACTGCTGCTGTTGCTGGGCGCGCAGATGCTGGGCTGA
- a CDS encoding aminoglycoside phosphotransferase family protein — translation MIASGASSRIFDLGDGRILKLFRESVSDEMIEREVEVTAFAHAQGLPVPRPLDRRITDGERGIVYPLLDGRTLLSALRTQWAKGQALLQDMAALHGGIHDQNAAGDFRSVRQVLDTDIHYGPASEEAKQAVIAHLDTLPDGEWLLHGDYHIGNIMLTADGMRVIDWAKGARGMPAADVVRTEMLIRFGIGPSDMLTNLWRDWAARFYVGRYLARTGMTEAELTAWRPVVATAWLRARLPVRDRAFRRYLNQSLRACNLPPAS, via the coding sequence TTGATCGCCAGCGGCGCCAGTTCGCGCATCTTCGACCTTGGCGATGGGCGCATCCTGAAGCTGTTTCGGGAGAGCGTGTCCGATGAGATGATCGAGCGCGAAGTGGAGGTGACGGCGTTCGCCCATGCGCAGGGACTGCCCGTTCCCCGGCCGCTGGATCGCCGTATCACCGATGGGGAGCGAGGGATCGTCTATCCGCTGCTGGATGGCAGAACGCTGCTCTCTGCGCTGCGGACGCAATGGGCGAAGGGGCAGGCGCTTCTGCAGGACATGGCTGCATTGCATGGCGGTATCCATGATCAGAATGCGGCGGGAGATTTTCGGTCGGTCAGGCAGGTGCTGGACACCGATATTCATTACGGGCCAGCCAGCGAGGAGGCGAAGCAGGCGGTTATCGCCCATCTCGACACGCTGCCCGACGGTGAATGGCTGCTCCATGGCGACTATCATATCGGCAACATCATGCTCACGGCGGATGGTATGCGCGTGATCGATTGGGCAAAGGGAGCGCGGGGTATGCCCGCCGCCGATGTCGTGCGGACTGAAATGCTGATACGCTTCGGCATAGGGCCTAGCGATATGCTGACGAACCTTTGGCGTGACTGGGCCGCGCGTTTCTATGTTGGTCGTTATCTCGCGCGCACTGGCATGACCGAGGCTGAACTCACCGCCTGGCGGCCTGTGGTCGCGACCGCGTGGCTGCGGGCGCGCCTGCCGGTTCGCGACCGCGCCTTCCGCCGCTACCTCAATCAGTCATTGCGGGCTTGCAACCTGCCGCCAGCCTCATAA
- a CDS encoding TPM domain-containing protein, which produces MVQRLYFTQADHDRITAAVGAAERESDGEIVTIVAQNSDAYHDVGLQWAIGVVFLALSIVAAFPHIARTLIARLIGEWDHVIEDWIFLTLLLGLLILKFLIVRYALAWIPLRMALTPRATKARRVRRRAVALFRAVAQGRTRAKTGVMLYLSLDEHRAEIVADASINDRVAPAVWGEAMAALIAGVKADQAAQGMVDAVTQVGAILTAHFPRSEDDVNELPDRLIEL; this is translated from the coding sequence ATGGTGCAGCGTCTTTATTTCACGCAGGCCGATCATGACCGAATCACGGCGGCGGTCGGGGCCGCCGAACGGGAGAGCGACGGCGAGATCGTGACCATCGTCGCGCAGAATAGCGACGCCTATCATGATGTTGGCCTGCAATGGGCGATCGGCGTGGTCTTTCTGGCATTGTCGATCGTGGCGGCCTTTCCGCACATCGCCCGCACCCTGATCGCGCGGCTGATCGGTGAATGGGATCATGTGATCGAGGATTGGATATTCCTGACCTTGTTGCTGGGCCTGTTGATCCTCAAATTCCTTATCGTTCGCTATGCGCTCGCGTGGATTCCGCTCCGCATGGCGCTGACGCCCCGTGCGACCAAGGCCCGTCGGGTACGACGCAGGGCCGTCGCCCTGTTCCGCGCGGTTGCGCAGGGCCGGACGCGAGCGAAAACCGGAGTGATGCTCTATTTGTCACTCGACGAGCATCGCGCGGAGATCGTCGCCGATGCGTCTATCAACGACCGGGTGGCACCCGCAGTCTGGGGCGAGGCGATGGCCGCGCTGATCGCGGGGGTAAAGGCGGATCAAGCCGCGCAGGGCATGGTCGATGCAGTCACGCAGGTCGGCGCGATCCTCACCGCGCATTTCCCGCGCAGCGAGGACGATGTCAACGAACTGCCCGACCGGCTGATCGAATTATGA
- a CDS encoding TPM domain-containing protein, which produces MLKRLLLALMLLALAPAAQAQTFPELTSQVVDGANLLDPAQETALTNRLAALEKQSGRQLVVATIPDLQGYDIADYGYRLGRAWGIGDKEKNDGALLIVAPNDRKLRIEVGYGMEGILTDALSSRIIRTAITPRFKAGDYPGGIAAGVNEIGTLMTLPPEEAKALAAAAEKDVRKQSSGGSGFMLVFWMIVIAFIILSMLRGGGKGRRYRGVGGPPVILWGPGDFGSGGGSGWGSGGGGGWSGGGGFSGGGGSFGGGGASGDW; this is translated from the coding sequence GTGCTGAAACGCCTTCTGCTTGCCCTGATGCTGCTGGCGCTTGCGCCAGCGGCACAGGCACAGACTTTCCCCGAGCTCACCAGCCAGGTGGTCGACGGCGCCAACCTGCTCGACCCTGCCCAGGAAACGGCGCTGACCAACAGGCTCGCTGCATTGGAAAAGCAGAGCGGGCGGCAGTTGGTGGTCGCGACGATCCCCGATCTTCAGGGCTATGATATTGCCGACTATGGCTATCGGCTTGGCCGCGCCTGGGGGATTGGCGACAAGGAGAAGAATGACGGTGCGCTGCTGATCGTCGCGCCCAATGACCGCAAGCTGCGGATCGAGGTTGGGTATGGGATGGAGGGTATCCTGACCGATGCCCTCTCCTCCCGCATCATACGCACCGCCATCACGCCGCGTTTCAAGGCGGGCGACTATCCCGGCGGGATCGCGGCGGGCGTGAACGAGATCGGCACGCTGATGACCCTCCCGCCAGAGGAAGCCAAGGCGCTGGCGGCGGCGGCAGAGAAAGACGTGCGCAAACAGTCCAGCGGCGGCAGTGGTTTCATGCTGGTTTTCTGGATGATCGTCATCGCATTCATCATCCTGTCCATGTTGCGGGGTGGCGGCAAGGGACGCCGTTATCGCGGCGTTGGTGGCCCGCCGGTGATCCTTTGGGGACCGGGCGATTTCGGTTCCGGCGGCGGATCGGGCTGGGGGAGCGGTGGAGGCGGCGGCTGGAGCGGCGGTGGCGGCTTTTCAGGCGGGGGCGGCAGCTTCGGCGGCGGCGGCGCGTCGGGGGACTGGTGA
- a CDS encoding LemA family protein codes for MLSTLFAVGTLTACGINSVPTAEEEAKAKWADVQAQYQRRSNLIGNLVATVKGAAKQEQDTLVRVTEARAKATSVQVSADDLSDPAKVAQFQQAQAALSQGLGRLLASVEAYPELKSNQNFLELQSQLEGTENRIAVSIRDYNEAVRAYNTRIRTFPDAIGAKIIHGAKAMTPYQATTPGAEEAPKVDFGT; via the coding sequence ATGCTTTCGACGCTCTTTGCCGTCGGTACGCTCACTGCCTGCGGCATCAACAGCGTTCCCACTGCGGAGGAAGAGGCGAAGGCCAAATGGGCCGACGTCCAGGCGCAATATCAGCGCCGCTCGAACCTGATCGGCAATCTGGTCGCGACCGTGAAGGGCGCAGCGAAGCAGGAACAGGACACTCTGGTCCGCGTGACCGAGGCCCGCGCAAAGGCCACATCGGTACAGGTCAGCGCCGATGATCTCTCCGACCCGGCGAAGGTCGCGCAGTTCCAGCAGGCTCAGGCCGCCTTGTCGCAGGGGCTGGGCCGCCTGCTCGCGTCGGTCGAGGCCTATCCCGAACTCAAGTCCAACCAGAATTTCCTGGAGCTGCAATCGCAACTGGAAGGAACCGAGAACCGCATCGCCGTATCGATTCGCGACTATAATGAAGCGGTACGCGCCTATAACACGCGTATCCGCACCTTCCCCGACGCGATCGGCGCGAAGATCATCCACGGCGCCAAGGCCATGACCCCTTATCAGGCGACCACGCCCGGCGCCGAGGAAGCGCCCAAGGTCGATTTCGGTACTTAA
- the mscL gene encoding large conductance mechanosensitive channel protein MscL produces MGIINEFKAFIARGNVFDLAVGVIIGGAFATITKSLTDDLIMPVVGFLFGGADFSGYFLRLGDIPAGFKGNPASYADLKGAGVAMLGWGEFLTVLVNFIILAFIIFLMVKLVNRILVKQEEEAAPTPEEVTLLREIRDSLKK; encoded by the coding sequence ATGGGCATCATCAACGAGTTCAAGGCGTTTATCGCGCGGGGTAATGTGTTCGACCTTGCCGTCGGCGTCATCATCGGTGGTGCGTTCGCCACAATCACCAAGTCGCTGACCGATGACCTCATTATGCCGGTCGTTGGCTTTTTGTTCGGCGGGGCGGACTTTTCCGGCTACTTCCTGCGGTTGGGTGATATCCCCGCAGGCTTCAAGGGTAATCCGGCCAGCTATGCCGACCTGAAGGGTGCAGGCGTCGCCATGCTGGGCTGGGGTGAGTTTCTGACCGTGCTGGTCAATTTTATCATCCTTGCCTTCATTATCTTCCTGATGGTCAAGCTGGTGAATCGTATCCTGGTCAAGCAGGAGGAGGAAGCGGCGCCGACCCCGGAAGAGGTCACGCTGCTTCGTGAAATCCGCGACTCACTTAAAAAATAA
- a CDS encoding chemotaxis protein CheA, producing MDELLQEFISETQETLEALAGEVIAWEADPTDRHRLDAIFRFFHTVKGSCGFLSLPRFERLSHAAEDVLAEIRAGNRMPDPMTVSAVLSVMDRIGELAEAVALGTALPNENDDFLINALVEPSAVVDGGPACPIVAGVDPVQPVTARSTPGQAAPRTIRLPLSLIDQLMNGVSDMVLARNELSRKLRDRSADPELDSTFERLSTCVADMRDIISKTRMQRVDRLFAAIPRMVRDLGRDLGKRIDLSVEGGDVEMDREMVEMVVDPLTHIVRNSIDHGIETPEKRRAVGKPEAGQLRLIARQSGNQIVIEVSDDGAGIDTGRLVDKAIGNGRLTPEAAARMSEQDMLDLIFQAGLTTAEKVTAVSGRGVGMDVVRANVERIGGVIALDNHPGQGLCITLRVPLTLTIIPGLIVKAGGLHFAIPRAAVVEILHDNNETMAIHPVGGALIATIRGVRHSMIDLEDVLSLEKPAQIGPRVVMVVRSANGVPFAMGVSAVENHEELVIRPASPLVMASGVYAGMTLPDNGKPMLLLDAGGLANAARLPNIIDDQAARQEEARVDAQASVEMIAALRFEEMSGERRLLKLSLIERVEDLRADMFGRSGGQAFVRLGDRLLPVANGLHQFDHEAVTALRVRDGEREACYPVATVLDIIQMPVVPDMVAMSGLLSGVAVIDGEHLEVINPFALFAALPVEPLVDRSNGRCLLADADDGWMREILAPLLRQAGHEVVIGLPVEGSVGADDIILCGSASAAQAADLVGCPVVELRASPRAAGPKDGSIYRYDQDALMAAIAGARTKHAGGSRA from the coding sequence ATGGACGAACTACTCCAGGAATTCATCTCCGAAACACAGGAGACGCTTGAGGCGCTCGCCGGCGAGGTTATCGCCTGGGAGGCTGATCCCACCGATCGTCATCGGCTGGATGCCATATTCCGCTTCTTCCATACGGTGAAGGGTAGCTGCGGTTTTCTCAGCCTGCCGCGATTCGAACGGTTGAGCCACGCAGCGGAAGATGTGCTTGCGGAGATACGCGCGGGCAATCGTATGCCGGACCCCATGACGGTCAGCGCAGTTCTGTCGGTCATGGACCGGATAGGCGAACTGGCCGAGGCTGTCGCGCTGGGCACCGCGCTGCCAAACGAGAATGACGACTTCCTGATCAACGCTCTTGTAGAGCCGTCGGCGGTCGTAGATGGCGGCCCTGCTTGTCCGATAGTCGCCGGCGTCGACCCGGTCCAGCCTGTCACAGCTCGCAGCACGCCGGGGCAGGCCGCTCCGCGCACCATACGTTTGCCGCTGTCCCTGATCGACCAACTGATGAACGGTGTGTCCGACATGGTGTTGGCGCGTAATGAACTGTCGCGCAAATTGCGCGATCGGTCCGCTGATCCCGAACTGGATAGCACGTTTGAACGCCTGTCCACCTGTGTCGCCGATATGCGCGACATCATTTCCAAGACACGTATGCAGCGCGTCGACCGGCTGTTTGCCGCAATCCCGCGCATGGTGCGCGATCTGGGCCGCGACCTTGGCAAGCGCATCGACCTGAGTGTCGAAGGCGGCGATGTCGAAATGGACCGCGAGATGGTCGAGATGGTCGTCGATCCACTGACCCATATTGTTCGCAACAGCATCGATCACGGGATCGAGACGCCGGAGAAACGCCGCGCCGTCGGCAAGCCCGAGGCCGGGCAATTGCGGTTGATCGCGCGCCAGTCGGGCAATCAGATTGTTATCGAGGTCAGCGACGACGGCGCCGGGATCGACACTGGGCGGCTGGTCGACAAGGCGATCGGCAATGGTCGCCTGACGCCCGAGGCTGCCGCTCGCATGAGTGAGCAGGACATGCTGGACCTCATCTTCCAGGCGGGGCTGACAACGGCGGAAAAAGTCACGGCGGTATCGGGCCGGGGCGTGGGCATGGATGTCGTGCGCGCCAATGTGGAACGGATCGGCGGCGTCATCGCGCTGGACAATCATCCGGGGCAGGGGCTGTGCATCACCCTGCGCGTGCCCCTGACCCTCACCATCATCCCCGGCCTGATCGTCAAGGCGGGCGGGCTGCATTTCGCCATTCCCCGCGCGGCGGTGGTGGAGATATTGCACGACAATAATGAAACGATGGCGATCCATCCGGTCGGGGGCGCACTGATCGCGACCATTCGCGGCGTGCGCCATTCGATGATCGACCTGGAGGACGTGCTGTCGCTGGAGAAGCCCGCCCAGATCGGCCCGCGTGTCGTGATGGTGGTGCGATCTGCCAACGGTGTGCCCTTTGCCATGGGCGTGAGCGCGGTGGAGAATCATGAGGAACTGGTTATACGTCCCGCTTCGCCGCTGGTGATGGCGTCGGGTGTCTATGCGGGCATGACACTGCCGGACAATGGCAAGCCGATGCTGCTGCTGGACGCAGGCGGCCTCGCCAATGCTGCGCGGCTGCCCAATATCATCGACGATCAGGCGGCTCGTCAGGAAGAGGCTCGTGTCGATGCGCAAGCCAGTGTGGAGATGATCGCGGCCCTCCGCTTCGAGGAAATGTCGGGCGAACGCCGCCTGCTCAAACTATCGCTGATCGAACGGGTCGAGGATCTGCGCGCCGATATGTTCGGGCGGTCGGGTGGTCAGGCGTTCGTGCGCCTGGGTGATCGCCTGCTGCCGGTAGCCAATGGACTGCACCAATTTGATCATGAGGCTGTCACGGCGCTGCGCGTGCGGGATGGCGAGCGGGAGGCCTGCTATCCGGTCGCCACTGTTCTCGACATCATCCAGATGCCCGTCGTCCCGGACATGGTGGCTATGAGTGGCCTGCTAAGTGGTGTCGCCGTTATCGACGGTGAACATCTGGAGGTCATCAACCCCTTTGCCTTATTTGCGGCGCTGCCCGTTGAACCACTCGTCGATCGCTCGAACGGTCGCTGCCTGCTGGCGGATGCCGACGACGGCTGGATGCGTGAGATATTGGCGCCTTTACTGCGTCAGGCCGGGCATGAAGTGGTGATCGGCCTGCCTGTCGAGGGCAGCGTGGGCGCGGACGACATCATATTGTGCGGATCGGCCAGCGCCGCGCAGGCCGCGGACCTTGTCGGCTGCCCTGTGGTCGAACTGCGCGCCAGCCCGCGTGCGGCGGGTCCGAAGGACGGCAGTATCTATCGCTATGACCAGGACGCGCTGATGGCGGCCATCGCCGGGGCGCGAACCAAGCATGCAGGAGGAAGCCGCGCATGA
- a CDS encoding chemotaxis protein CheW encodes MSQLYLFATLAGTRIAVETQEVEAVVRLTEISPVPGMGAHIAGLSALRSRVLTIIDAAALIRGASTPSEARGLAIIANISGHSYGIMVDGVTDICTVPDGALPVRGRIDPAWAPFARGIVESDEGPCLLVALAGFIDAGATQAIAA; translated from the coding sequence ATGAGCCAGCTCTATCTCTTCGCCACGCTCGCGGGCACGCGCATCGCCGTCGAAACGCAAGAGGTCGAGGCAGTGGTGAGACTGACCGAAATCTCGCCGGTGCCCGGAATGGGCGCGCATATTGCGGGCCTGTCCGCCTTGCGTAGCCGGGTGCTGACGATCATCGACGCTGCCGCCCTGATTCGCGGCGCATCGACGCCTTCGGAGGCGCGCGGCCTTGCCATCATCGCCAATATCAGCGGCCACAGCTATGGCATCATGGTCGATGGCGTCACTGACATCTGTACGGTGCCGGACGGCGCCTTGCCGGTGCGTGGGCGGATCGATCCCGCCTGGGCACCTTTTGCGCGCGGGATCGTGGAAAGCGACGAGGGGCCGTGCCTGCTGGTTGCGCTGGCAGGGTTCATCGACGCGGGCGCAACGCAGGCCATCGCAGCATGA
- a CDS encoding response regulator, with protein MKNCLVVDDSKVIRKVARHILESLDITVTEAVDGQDALTQCQASVPDVVLLDWNMPVMSGMEFLQALSSAKLTARPKVIFCTTENGIGHIKAAVEAGADEYVMKPFDRETLETKLAIVGVI; from the coding sequence ATGAAAAACTGTCTGGTCGTCGATGATTCCAAGGTCATTCGCAAAGTAGCACGCCATATATTGGAATCGCTGGACATCACCGTGACCGAAGCGGTCGACGGACAGGATGCCCTGACCCAGTGCCAGGCATCGGTCCCCGATGTGGTGCTGCTCGATTGGAACATGCCGGTGATGAGCGGGATGGAGTTTCTTCAGGCGCTGTCGTCGGCCAAGCTAACGGCGCGGCCCAAAGTTATCTTTTGCACCACCGAAAACGGCATCGGCCATATCAAGGCGGCCGTGGAGGCAGGGGCCGACGAATATGTGATGAAGCCTTTCGATCGCGAAACGCTGGAGACAAAGCTCGCTATTGTCGGGGTGATCTGA
- a CDS encoding chemotaxis protein CheB — MTATSPIPAISNRQAQAIRTLIVDDSVVVRTVIERILNEHPAFLVAQKTNMAEHALRYLAENSVDLILLDIELPGQSGLAALPAILRASPQAKVLILSGNCEEGSAEAIEALALGASDILSKPGSGSFGESFPPALIERVSRLFGRHEPLSAPAATRLVAPPVAPAHGPAPLGCLGIGASTGGIHALGQLFAGLCAPLAVPILVTQHLPLSFTGYFAQQLGRMTRLRVKVAENGEMLAPDVIYIAPGDANLLCRRGLHGRVIVSLDPQRTSTGNLPGVDPMFASMAQAYGPGAAGIVLTGMGRDGTQGAHAIVAAGGWIVAQDEASSVVWGMPGSIAEAGLSCGVMAPGAIMPFIAQRARGLI, encoded by the coding sequence ATGACCGCCACCTCGCCGATCCCGGCCATCAGCAACAGGCAAGCTCAGGCGATCCGCACGCTGATCGTCGATGATTCGGTCGTGGTGCGGACGGTGATTGAGCGCATCCTGAACGAGCATCCCGCCTTCCTAGTCGCGCAAAAGACCAACATGGCCGAACATGCGCTGCGCTATCTGGCGGAAAACAGCGTCGACCTGATCCTGCTGGATATCGAACTGCCGGGACAGAGCGGCCTGGCGGCTTTGCCCGCGATCCTGCGCGCCAGTCCGCAGGCGAAAGTGCTGATTCTCTCAGGCAATTGCGAAGAGGGCAGCGCCGAGGCGATCGAGGCGCTGGCGCTCGGCGCCAGCGACATATTGTCCAAGCCCGGCAGCGGCAGCTTCGGCGAAAGTTTCCCGCCCGCGCTGATTGAGCGGGTGTCGCGCCTGTTCGGTCGTCACGAACCACTGTCCGCACCCGCCGCCACACGCCTGGTCGCACCGCCCGTTGCCCCCGCGCATGGACCGGCGCCGCTCGGCTGTCTTGGCATCGGCGCCTCGACCGGCGGCATTCATGCGCTGGGCCAGTTGTTCGCCGGCCTTTGCGCGCCATTGGCTGTGCCCATATTGGTGACGCAGCATCTGCCGCTCAGCTTCACCGGCTATTTCGCCCAGCAACTGGGGCGCATGACCAGGTTGCGCGTCAAGGTTGCTGAAAATGGCGAGATGTTGGCGCCTGACGTCATCTATATCGCGCCGGGAGATGCCAATCTGCTCTGCCGACGCGGTCTGCATGGGCGCGTTATCGTCTCGCTCGATCCGCAACGCACATCGACCGGCAATCTGCCGGGCGTCGACCCCATGTTTGCTTCGATGGCACAGGCCTATGGGCCTGGTGCGGCAGGTATCGTCCTGACCGGCATGGGCCGTGACGGAACGCAGGGCGCCCATGCGATCGTGGCGGCTGGCGGCTGGATCGTGGCGCAGGATGAAGCCAGCAGTGTCGTGTGGGGTATGCCCGGCTCGATCGCCGAGGCTGGCCTGAGTTGCGGGGTGATGGCGCCTGGCGCGATCATGCCTTTCATCGCGCAGCGCGCAAGGGGACTTATTTAA